TCAAGTCATTGCGATACGTCTTCGGTCCAGCAAACAGGGAAGTCTCAGTTTTCACGCCCGGCTGGACAGCCCGCTGCGCTTTCGGTCTGAGGTTTCCGAGGGGGATTTTGTCATCGAAGGAATCGCTCCGGAGCATGTATGGCCCAATTATTACCCAAGCGACAATCCGATACAATACGGAGATGCCGAGGAACAGAAGTCGCTTAAGTTTCATGGCCGGCTGTATGTTGCGTGTGAAGGTGGCAAGCTGAGCGTCGACCATGACGGGTATCACGTTACCGGGGCCACGAACGCAACCTTGCTTTTCAGCGCTGCCACCAATTACGACGGGAAAAGCGGCGCGCCGGACAAGGAGCGGAATCCTGGGGCCTTCGCCAAATCCGTCCTCGATAAAGTCAAAGACGGAGACTACGGGCGGCTTCGGGACAAGCATGCTGCCGACCATGGACTGCTTTTCAATCGGGTCACCTTGAAACTGGGGGAAAGTATCGCACCGCCGGACATGCCGACGGATAAGCGGATTGCGCAGTTTGGCGCGAGCGATCCCGGACTTGTGGAGCTGCTGTTTCATTACGGGCGCTATCTGATGATCGCCAGTTCCCGGCCGGGGACGCAGCCTGCGAACCTGCAGGGAATCTGGAATGACCAGACGCGCGCACCGTGGAGCAGCAATTACACGCTGAACATCAATGCGGAAATGAACTACTGGCCTGCCGAGACGTGCAATTTGGCAGAGTGTCACGGGCCGTTGTTTGATTATATCGAACGGCTCGCATTAAGTGGCAGCCAAACCGCGGCGGTCAATTATGGGGCCGAGGGATGGGTGGCGCACCATAATTCGGACATATGGGCCCATTCTGCTCCGGTAGGCGATTACGGCGACGGTGATCCGGTGTGGGCGTACTGGCCGATGGGGGGCGTATGGCTGGCACAGCATTTGTGGGAGCACTTCGCGTTCGCTCAGAACCGTGTATTCCTTCGAGATAAGGCCTACCCTTTAATGAAGGGAGCCGCCATGTTCTGTCTCGATTGGCTGTACGAAGACGATCAGGGTTATTTGCAAACCGCGCCTTCGACCTCGCCCGAACATAAATTCGTCATAGACGGCAAGCATTATGCGGTAAGCCGTTCGGCAACGATGGACATTTCGCTCATCTGGGATTTATTTACGAATTGCATCGAAGCGTCTGAAATTCTCGGTACGGATGAAGCTTTCCGGTCGAAATTAGCCGATGCGCGCGCGAAGCTTCAGCCGCTCCAAATCGGCAAACACGGACAGCTGCAGGAATGGTATAAGGACTTTGAGGATGAAGACGTTCATCATCGGCATGTGTCCCATCTGTTTGGCGTTTACCCCGGCAGACAGCTAACGGAAACAGAGACGCCTCGTCTGTTCGTTGCCGCAAGAAAGTCGCTTGAAATAAGAGGAGATGGCGGCACAGGCTGGAGCCTCGGATGGAAAGTAGGACTGTGGGCTAGATTCAAGGATGGCAACCGTGCGCACCGTCTGTTATCCAACCTGCTGACGCTCGTGAAGGAAGACGAGCCGGGCAATCATGCTGGCGGAGGAGTTTACGCCAATCTCTTCGATGCGCATCCACCGTTCCAGATTGACGGCAATTTCGCGGCGACTGCCGGGATCGCAGAGCTGCTGGTGCAATCGCACCAGGGAGAAATCCAGCTGCTGCCGGCATTGCCGGATGCCTGGAACAGCGGCTATATCAAGGGACTGAGAGGGCGAGGAGGATTCGGGATCGACCTGGCCTGGGAGAACGGGGAACTCACCCATGCCGAGATCCGCTCTTCCATAACCCGGACATGCAGAATTCAGGTTGGGCGACCGGTCCGCATCCTGGAGAACAATCAGCCTGTTCTGACGAATCTGACTGCAAGCGGACGATATGAGTTCGAGGCAGTCGAAGGAAAAAGTTACACCATCATACCGGAGTAACCGGGTAAGAGCCCCAATCGTACGGATTCCGATGTCCGAAATTGTTCATCCTGTTCATTAATGTGAAAGCGTTTATAGTCGGGTGGGGAACAGGTTGTGTTGAAAGCGGTAATATTTTAACAACCCTAAACGCGGAGCGACAGGCGATACCGTGACCATGGCGCAGCTGCCGTTTGACGAGACAAGCAGTACGACGAGGGCAATTGATGCAACTGGAAATGGTTGGAATTGAATATTGGTTGGCGGCGCGAGTCGGGTTGCCGGCAAAAGCGCAATGCCGTAGAAATAGCGGCTGTAATGAACGAATAGTTTGCAGCGTCACTGAATGACCAGCGGATGTCCGGAACATGATGGCTTGTTCCGGATTTTCCGAATTTAAAAACCCAAATTTTAGAATGGAATGGATGACTCGGTTCTGGAGGATTAGAACCGTTCACAATGCGGCAACCGTAAAAATAGAGATCGGCGGCATGGCAGACGGGCAGGAAGCGGGGCTTTGCCATTTTGCGCAAACCTATTGCACAATTGGTTTACAACAACTGAATGGGAGAAGGGTTCTAAAGTTCAACAGCTCAAGACGCGCTAAGAGCTAAAAGAGGAGTGGAAAATGAATGAAATCGCCATTGTTTAGGGATCCCATCTATGACGGTGCGGCAGATCCTGTAGTAATTTGGAATCGGCAGGCCAAGGAATGGTGGATGATCTATACGAACCGCCGCGCAACGCAGGAAGGTCCGAAATTCGGATGGGTGCATGGCACCGATCTCGGTGTTGCTTCTTCATCGGATGGCGGATCAACCTGGTTATACCGGGGAACCCTGGAAGGTCTCCAAACAGGCTGGGGCAGAAATACGTTCTGGGCGCCTGAAATCATTTGGCATGATGGGCTATACCATATGTATGTCACTTACGTCCACGGCGTACCGGAAGATTGGACGGGCAAGGCTAGTATCAGGCATTATACAAGCCCCGACCTTATTCGTTGGGAGTTCCAGTCCACACTTGGAATTAGTGAGGAGAACGTGATTGATGCCTGTGTGTACCGGCTGCCGAACGGCACGTTTCGAATGTGGTTTAAACAGTGGAATCATACCTACGCTGCCGAGAGCAAGGATCTGTATGATTGGCAGCCGATTGGTCCGGTGATAACCGAAAGAAACCACGAAGGACCGAATGTGTTTCACTTAAAAGGATATTATTGGCTTATCATAGATGAATGGAGAGGACAGGGTGTTTTCCGTTCCGATGACCTTCAGACATGGGAACGAAACGGAATCATTCTCGACCAACCTGGCATGCGTAAGGATGACGGGACGATCGGCCTTCACGCAGATGTGGTCGTACAAGGAGAAGAGGGGTATATTTTCTATTTCACTCATCCTGGCCGTGTTAATGGGCATAATGAAGATTTGAACTATGAAACACGTCGCTCGTCCATTCAGGTGGCCAAGCTGGAAGTTGTGGACGGTGTGCTGATCTGTGATCGCAACAAGGAGTTTGAGTTAAATCTTAGAGCTGAAGATTGATAGGGATGCTTGTTTTCAGGTGCGGCGCAGTATAAGTTGATGACAGCAAATTAAATACACAATAATCTAATATTTTATTGTTAGATTATGCTGTTATTATTGGGTTAAAGACCGACTAGTTTTGGACAAGGGCTAAAAACTTGAGATAAGACAAAAATGGTTTAACAGCTGATGCCGAATAGGTAAATTGCGAATAAAGTACTCATTTTGACGAAAATAGAAAAAACCGCATTCAATTTAAGTATAGCCGCTTTGAAGGCGAGCTTACCCTGTCCGTTATTTTCAGCATCAGACTCAAAAATCACTTCAAGGGTGATTGCAAATGAGTCAAAATTGGAGTCACCAAAACAGCTTTGCAGTACACTGAGGGGATTTGATTAATTATGATTAAACTGGAAAGTTCTACAACGGAATTATTCGATAAAGGCTCGTATCAAGGCAATTGGGGAGATCAAGGCGATGGAACTTACAATAATCCTGTGCTTGCTGGAGATTATTCTGATCCTGATATCATTAGGGTCGGACAAGATTACTTTTTAATCAGCTCGACGTTTCAACTATCTCCGGGACTTGTGGTCCTGCATTCGAGCGATCTGATAAATTGGACAATAATAAATCATGCAGTAAGGGATCTAACACAAATCAATCCACGGTTTAATTGGGATAAAATGGATGGGTATTCCAGAGGCATATGGGCTCCTTGCATAACCTACAATAAAATTAACAGTACATTTTTCATACATTTCGGAACTCCTGATGAAGGATTCTTCATGGTAAAGACAAAGAATCCTTTTGGACAATGGAGTGATGTGTATGAAGTGAAGAAACAGGATGGAAGCAGCTTTAAATTTGGCTGGGATGATTGCACAGTGCTATGGGATGATGATGGACAAGGGTATTTTATAGGCACAAATTTTGCTAATAATTATAAGTCGTGGCTATTCAAACTTTCTGAGGATGGCATCATGCTGCAGGATGATGGGGTACTTGTACATTGTTCTAATGATGAATATAATCCTTTGGAATGCGTACCGGAGGCAAATAAGATTTTCAAAAAGAACGGTAAATATTATTTTTTGCATAACGGCTGTTATATTATTGACGGCAGACATGTGAGAATGGCTTGGATTATGAAATCAAGCTGTATTTATGGAACACACAATGATGGTAGCGCAGGAAGTTTTGAAAATCCCGGCAAATATGAGCATATACCTTTTCCGATTGTTGAAGGCTATCGGGAACCTTGCCAGGGAAATTTAATAGATGCAATCACACCGGAGGGGCATAAGTGGTATTTCTTCACGCACCATGGCCAGAATGATGTTGATGGACGCCCATGCAGCCTGTTGCCCATTGTATGGGAGGACGAATGGCCTTTAGTCAAGAGCGAACAAAGTGAGGGAAGGATGATATGGCAGGACTTAAAAAAACCATTCCCTGAAACAGCAAGGGTAGTTCCCGAAACAAGTGATGATTTTAACAAAAACGAGCTGGGGCTTCAATGGATGTGGAATTTCCAACCGAGAAGTGATATGTGGTCCTTACAGGAGCGTCCGGGTTACCTGCGACTCTATGCTTTCAAACCTCTAGTAGTGGACAAGATAGAGACGGCTGGAAATACTCTCTTGCAAAGGAACTATAGGTATGAAAAAAATACTGCAATAACAAAGTTTGATTTATCAGGTATGGAAGAGGGCCAAAACTCAGGAATGCTTCATGCTGCCGGGGGATCTTTTGCCTCGGTTGGAGTTTCTATAGAAGACGGGAAACGAACGATTAGGTTTATGACAAATGAAATAGCAGAGGTTATTTGCGTAATGCAGCCAGGATGTAACCATATATGGTTTAAATCGGAGTGGGATTTTGACTATATCAATATTTTTTCATATAGCTTTGATGGAGTAAACTTTGCCGCTGCAGGGGATAAAATCAGGCTTAAAGGCAAGGATTACAGGGGCGATTATATTGGTTTTTTCAACTATAACAACAAATCTGACAATGGATATGTAGATATTGACTACATTCACATAGAGGGTATATGTCGGAAATGGGAAACTGATTTTTGAGTTTAACGGAGAAACGTTGCAAATTGAAGCCTGGGGGGATAACAGTTTACGTATCCGCTCCCGAATGATGGGTGAAATAATGGATACGGACTTTGCCTTGCTGCCTGTGAACGGCGGTGCGGAGGCTGTCATTGAGATCGATCGCGATACTCAAACGGCTTCCATTCAGAACGGCAAGATAACGGCAGTGGTCAGACAATCATGGTGGGATACGCCGGGACGCATTCTTTTTACAATGATAAAGGTGAATTATTGCTTCAGGAAATAGGCGGCGGCGGTGCTTTGAAGCTTCGGTCAAGAGCATTCAAGCCGATTATCGGAGGGGATCATCAATTAACGGTTTCCTTCGCCGGGAATGACGGTGAGAGAATCTACGGAATGGGTCAATACCAACAGGAAACCTTTGATTTGAAAGGCTCCACGCTTGAATTGGCCCATCGTAATTCCCAAGCCAGCGTTCCGTTCTTTATTCCAGTAAAGGGTACGGCTTCTTATGGCATAATCCGGCGATCGGAAAAGTGAACTTCGCGAATAATCGGACGGAATGGGTTGCGGAAAGCACCTGAAGCAGAACCGGAATACGATGTGTATGACTTTGATAATTACCGCTACGTATGGGACCGAATGTTCAAATCGGAAATATATATCCGCAGCACTACTCCAGAACCTTTTATGACGGCATGCAGGCGGAGGGACAGGATAATATCGTAAACCTGGTCCGATGCGCTTGGGCAGGCAGCCAACGCTATGGCGCATTAGTATGGTCGGGAGATATTCATTCTTCCTATGAAGATTTCAGAAAACAAATCGTGGCAGGACTTCATATGGGAATGGCGGGGACGACGGATATCGGAGGTTTCGCAGGAGGCAACCCGGAATG
This is a stretch of genomic DNA from Paenibacillus sp. sptzw28. It encodes these proteins:
- a CDS encoding glycosyl hydrolase family 95 catalytic domain-containing protein — protein: MKLQYSLPAVYWTEALPVGNGRLGAMVFGGVECERIQLNEDTLWSGYPKDGTNPRAIQVLPEVRKQIEEGNYAEADRLCKEMMGPYTQSYLPFGDLRLVMEHGDVYRDYRRQLDLERGLSLVEYSIGDVRYSREVFASFPDQVIAIRLRSSKQGSLSFHARLDSPLRFRSEVSEGDFVIEGIAPEHVWPNYYPSDNPIQYGDAEEQKSLKFHGRLYVACEGGKLSVDHDGYHVTGATNATLLFSAATNYDGKSGAPDKERNPGAFAKSVLDKVKDGDYGRLRDKHAADHGLLFNRVTLKLGESIAPPDMPTDKRIAQFGASDPGLVELLFHYGRYLMIASSRPGTQPANLQGIWNDQTRAPWSSNYTLNINAEMNYWPAETCNLAECHGPLFDYIERLALSGSQTAAVNYGAEGWVAHHNSDIWAHSAPVGDYGDGDPVWAYWPMGGVWLAQHLWEHFAFAQNRVFLRDKAYPLMKGAAMFCLDWLYEDDQGYLQTAPSTSPEHKFVIDGKHYAVSRSATMDISLIWDLFTNCIEASEILGTDEAFRSKLADARAKLQPLQIGKHGQLQEWYKDFEDEDVHHRHVSHLFGVYPGRQLTETETPRLFVAARKSLEIRGDGGTGWSLGWKVGLWARFKDGNRAHRLLSNLLTLVKEDEPGNHAGGGVYANLFDAHPPFQIDGNFAATAGIAELLVQSHQGEIQLLPALPDAWNSGYIKGLRGRGGFGIDLAWENGELTHAEIRSSITRTCRIQVGRPVRILENNQPVLTNLTASGRYEFEAVEGKSYTIIPE
- a CDS encoding glycoside hydrolase 43 family protein, which codes for MIKLESSTTELFDKGSYQGNWGDQGDGTYNNPVLAGDYSDPDIIRVGQDYFLISSTFQLSPGLVVLHSSDLINWTIINHAVRDLTQINPRFNWDKMDGYSRGIWAPCITYNKINSTFFIHFGTPDEGFFMVKTKNPFGQWSDVYEVKKQDGSSFKFGWDDCTVLWDDDGQGYFIGTNFANNYKSWLFKLSEDGIMLQDDGVLVHCSNDEYNPLECVPEANKIFKKNGKYYFLHNGCYIIDGRHVRMAWIMKSSCIYGTHNDGSAGSFENPGKYEHIPFPIVEGYREPCQGNLIDAITPEGHKWYFFTHHGQNDVDGRPCSLLPIVWEDEWPLVKSEQSEGRMIWQDLKKPFPETARVVPETSDDFNKNELGLQWMWNFQPRSDMWSLQERPGYLRLYAFKPLVVDKIETAGNTLLQRNYRYEKNTAITKFDLSGMEEGQNSGMLHAAGGSFASVGVSIEDGKRTIRFMTNEIAEVICVMQPGCNHIWFKSEWDFDYINIFSYSFDGVNFAAAGDKIRLKGKDYRGDYIGFFNYNNKSDNGYVDIDYIHIEGICRKWETDF
- a CDS encoding TIM-barrel domain-containing protein, encoding MGPNVQIGNIYPQHYSRTFYDGMQAEGQDNIVNLVRCAWAGSQRYGALVWSGDIHSSYEDFRKQIVAGLHMGMAGTTDIGGFAGGNPEC
- a CDS encoding family 43 glycosylhydrolase; this encodes MKSPLFRDPIYDGAADPVVIWNRQAKEWWMIYTNRRATQEGPKFGWVHGTDLGVASSSDGGSTWLYRGTLEGLQTGWGRNTFWAPEIIWHDGLYHMYVTYVHGVPEDWTGKASIRHYTSPDLIRWEFQSTLGISEENVIDACVYRLPNGTFRMWFKQWNHTYAAESKDLYDWQPIGPVITERNHEGPNVFHLKGYYWLIIDEWRGQGVFRSDDLQTWERNGIILDQPGMRKDDGTIGLHADVVVQGEEGYIFYFTHPGRVNGHNEDLNYETRRSSIQVAKLEVVDGVLICDRNKEFELNLRAED